A window of the Lysinibacillus irui genome harbors these coding sequences:
- a CDS encoding SDR family NAD(P)-dependent oxidoreductase, with amino-acid sequence MDRVKNKVALVTGGASGIGLSAATLLAKEGAKVVIADFNLEGAKEAADALVKEGFEASAIFLDAGDASSIEGAVNFTVEQYETLTVLFNNVGLTNLKKDLDVVNIDLDEWDRLVNVNLKSILLGSRFAIPYMQKAGGGSIINTASMAAFASDQIRTAYGATKAGVVNMTKNIATQYGKDHIRCNAVAPGLILTPAAKNNMPEEMLAIYSKFNALPYHGEADDIGHAVVFLASDESKFMTGQTLQIEGGHYLANPTIADTNNWLATL; translated from the coding sequence ATGGATCGAGTAAAAAATAAAGTCGCCTTAGTGACAGGGGGTGCGTCTGGAATTGGTTTATCAGCAGCTACACTATTAGCTAAGGAGGGCGCAAAAGTGGTCATTGCTGATTTCAATCTAGAGGGTGCTAAAGAAGCAGCTGATGCTCTAGTAAAAGAAGGGTTTGAGGCGTCAGCGATTTTCCTTGATGCTGGGGATGCTTCATCGATAGAAGGAGCGGTGAATTTTACTGTTGAACAATATGAAACTTTAACAGTCCTATTTAACAATGTCGGTCTAACCAATTTAAAGAAAGATTTAGATGTGGTGAATATTGATTTAGATGAATGGGACCGCTTAGTCAATGTGAACTTAAAATCAATCTTACTTGGCAGTCGTTTTGCGATTCCGTATATGCAAAAAGCGGGTGGGGGCTCAATTATTAATACCGCTTCCATGGCAGCATTCGCAAGTGATCAAATACGTACAGCCTATGGCGCTACAAAAGCAGGTGTAGTGAATATGACGAAAAACATTGCCACACAATATGGCAAAGATCATATTCGTTGTAATGCGGTTGCACCAGGTCTTATTTTAACACCAGCTGCCAAAAATAATATGCCAGAAGAAATGCTAGCGATCTATTCCAAATTTAATGCGCTCCCATATCATGGGGAGGCCGATGATATCGGTCATGCAGTTGTATTTTTAGCTTCGGATGAATCAAAGTTCATGACGGGCCAAACATTACAAATCGAAGGTGGGCATTATCTCGCTAATCCAACAATAGCCGATACAAATAACTGGTTAGCCACGTTATAA
- a CDS encoding DinB family protein produces MPFPYRNDLRKTLIPYLTKLDEAFWFKTSDGYPNNLAWIISHIASSEDYWVNEIGLKKSCILHLHEDCSPKELLDSYIQIRNYTDDILHTLDQSELNALVEVPRFSDGWTPPSVPTFQWLFHHVYTHEAYHVGQISIIAHLNGFPKPLF; encoded by the coding sequence TTGCCGTTTCCATATCGGAATGATCTTAGAAAAACGTTAATACCTTACCTAACTAAACTTGATGAGGCATTTTGGTTTAAGACATCAGATGGCTATCCCAATAATCTAGCTTGGATTATTTCTCATATAGCAAGTAGCGAGGACTATTGGGTAAATGAAATTGGCCTTAAGAAGAGTTGTATATTACATCTTCATGAGGATTGCTCGCCTAAAGAACTACTAGATAGCTATATTCAAATTAGAAATTATACGGATGACATTCTCCATACATTGGACCAATCAGAACTTAATGCATTAGTAGAAGTACCAAGGTTTTCTGATGGCTGGACGCCACCTTCAGTCCCAACATTTCAGTGGTTGTTTCATCATGTTTACACACATGAGGCATACCATGTTGGACAAATCTCAATTATTGCTCACCTGAATGGATTTCCAAAGCCATTATTTTAA
- a CDS encoding DinB family protein, with amino-acid sequence MFQTVEDFLQSWSFEAAATHKLLNQLTDESLNQVITADNWTLGRIAWHTVAAIRIITSNTNLSFEAPAQDFPVPTSAQLIADRYLQASQAFVDAIQTQWTDETMKEKIEFIGQQMPNGSLLLFLLQHQSHHRGQMTVLMRQAGLTVPGIYGPAKEEWAQYGLEAPQM; translated from the coding sequence ATGTTTCAAACAGTAGAGGATTTTTTACAATCATGGTCTTTTGAAGCGGCTGCTACACACAAACTACTCAATCAACTTACGGATGAATCACTTAATCAAGTCATTACTGCTGATAATTGGACGTTAGGACGTATAGCATGGCATACCGTCGCTGCTATTCGGATAATTACTTCGAATACGAATTTATCATTTGAAGCACCTGCGCAAGATTTTCCTGTTCCAACTTCTGCACAATTAATTGCAGATCGCTATCTTCAAGCCAGTCAAGCCTTCGTAGACGCGATCCAAACACAATGGACTGATGAGACAATGAAGGAAAAGATTGAATTTATCGGCCAGCAAATGCCCAACGGCTCCCTGCTGTTATTTTTGTTACAGCACCAAAGCCATCACCGTGGACAAATGACCGTTTTAATGCGCCAGGCTGGTTTAACGGTTCCAGGCATTTACGGTCCAGCAAAAGAGGAATGGGCACAGTATGGATTGGAAGCTCCGCAAATGTAG
- a CDS encoding DMT family transporter — translation MRNKVIGASFLSLAASIWGAMYVVVKVVVDVVPPLELVWIRYLIAVVALGMIGIMMKQSWKIAKKDWLVIFLVGLIGNTVSIVTQEMGTLLSTAQMGAIITATTPAFMVVFARLMLKERITLKKCISIVLATIGVGIIVGNGQIDVTQQLGGLYLLIAALTWALMSVLVKKVPSEYSQMVVTTYSSMIAVILLTPFVLPRLQELDLTTVLQPTITGGLLYLGIVSTAGGFLLWNKGLQLMNASSGGLFFFFQPIVGTFLGWLLLGETIGLSFWLGSLFIFNGVFIVIRDE, via the coding sequence ATGAGAAATAAAGTGATCGGCGCTAGCTTTTTATCGCTAGCAGCGAGTATATGGGGCGCCATGTATGTAGTAGTTAAAGTAGTGGTGGATGTTGTGCCACCATTGGAGCTTGTTTGGATTCGTTATTTAATTGCGGTGGTGGCACTAGGCATGATTGGCATCATGATGAAGCAATCGTGGAAAATTGCTAAAAAAGATTGGCTAGTCATTTTTCTGGTGGGCCTCATTGGCAATACCGTTTCAATTGTTACGCAAGAAATGGGTACCTTGCTATCTACTGCTCAGATGGGCGCGATTATTACAGCGACAACTCCTGCTTTTATGGTTGTCTTTGCACGTTTGATGTTGAAGGAACGTATAACGCTCAAAAAATGTATATCCATTGTCCTCGCAACGATTGGTGTCGGGATTATCGTGGGCAATGGGCAAATCGACGTCACGCAGCAATTAGGTGGACTCTACTTACTAATTGCTGCCTTAACCTGGGCATTGATGTCTGTGTTAGTGAAAAAAGTACCGAGCGAGTATTCTCAAATGGTTGTGACAACCTATTCATCGATGATTGCTGTTATTCTATTAACACCTTTTGTCCTTCCTAGGTTACAAGAGTTAGATTTAACAACTGTATTGCAGCCAACGATTACAGGGGGCTTGCTTTATCTGGGCATTGTGTCAACAGCTGGTGGATTTTTATTGTGGAATAAAGGGCTTCAGTTAATGAATGCTTCTAGCGGCGGCTTATTTTTCTTCTTTCAACCCATAGTCGGCACTTTTTTAGGCTGGTTGTTATTAGGAGAAACTATTGGGCTGTCCTTCTGGTTAGGCTCCCTCTTTATATTTAATGGAGTATTTATTGTTATTCGAGATGAATAA
- a CDS encoding DUF7010 family protein has translation MNKTLVHLQHEMIVEAKKGFPILLAGAFVFLLFTFMPFVFPIEVVRLIWIFGLGAIFPIGFFISKILGVNLNVPGNPLGTLGGIVAAPQAFYLPVFILVYMKIPDYLPFTIGLLAGSHFLPYLWIYKSKAYLFITLGACFSALIFGGFFVEHAFTLVPLAISIVYGMGVLFIGRELKGSRN, from the coding sequence ATGAATAAAACACTTGTACATTTACAACATGAAATGATTGTTGAAGCGAAAAAAGGATTTCCGATTTTGCTTGCTGGCGCCTTTGTCTTTTTACTTTTCACCTTCATGCCCTTTGTTTTTCCAATAGAAGTTGTTCGTTTAATTTGGATATTTGGCTTAGGTGCGATTTTTCCTATTGGGTTTTTCATTAGTAAAATCCTTGGTGTTAATTTAAACGTTCCTGGTAACCCTTTAGGGACTTTAGGAGGGATCGTTGCCGCTCCTCAAGCATTTTATTTACCTGTCTTTATTCTTGTGTATATGAAAATACCTGACTACCTTCCCTTCACCATTGGTTTACTTGCAGGCTCTCATTTTCTTCCTTACTTATGGATTTATAAAAGTAAAGCTTATTTATTCATTACGTTAGGAGCTTGTTTTTCTGCTCTCATCTTTGGTGGGTTCTTTGTAGAACATGCTTTCACTCTTGTACCTTTAGCTATTTCTATTGTGTATGGAATGGGTGTTCTATTCATTGGAAGAGAACTTAAAGGCAGTCGTAATTAA
- a CDS encoding DinB family protein encodes MMNAKTILLDQLLANANDRSWYISFDEAVDGLTEQEAFWKPDESSHSIAEIVQHLIYWNETWQLRYKENQVNASAKTNNDDTFTIRDEKTFSELKEKLLQILLQWQELIEEEQLLSIVNGYPVKAEWWAIISNAATHNAYHIGQLVYIRKMKK; translated from the coding sequence ATGATGAATGCGAAGACGATATTGTTAGATCAGCTGCTAGCTAATGCGAATGATCGTAGTTGGTATATCTCATTCGATGAAGCTGTTGACGGACTAACTGAACAAGAAGCATTTTGGAAACCTGATGAGTCCAGCCATAGTATTGCAGAAATAGTCCAACATCTAATTTATTGGAATGAAACATGGCAATTACGGTATAAGGAAAATCAAGTTAATGCCAGTGCAAAGACGAATAACGATGACACTTTTACCATTAGAGATGAGAAGACCTTCTCTGAATTAAAAGAAAAGCTGTTACAAATACTACTCCAATGGCAAGAGCTCATTGAGGAAGAGCAGCTTTTATCTATTGTAAATGGCTATCCTGTAAAGGCAGAATGGTGGGCAATTATTTCGAATGCTGCGACTCATAATGCATACCATATCGGACAACTTGTATATATACGTAAAATGAAAAAATAG